One window of the Salvia splendens isolate huo1 chromosome 1, SspV2, whole genome shotgun sequence genome contains the following:
- the LOC121747364 gene encoding probable protein S-acyltransferase 16 — protein MGQPCKFSFHVAVVAAAIFYIYLSTVFVFIDRWFGLGSSPGMLNAAVFTFIALVSISSYRRAIYTDPGRVPSSFVPDVEDPDSPIHEIKRKGGDLRYCQKCSHYKPPRAHHCRICNRCVLRMDHHCIWMNNCVGHGNYKIFFVFVFYAVLACIYSLVLLVGSATVDSHQDAEDSSRIIHVISGLLLVPLCLALGFFLGWHFYLIFQNKTTIEYYEGVRAMWLAEKGGQIYSHPYDIGTFENLTAILGPKVLCWLCPSSGHIGSGLRFKTKYDALMGLSTPD, from the exons ATGGGGCAACCGTGCAAGTTCTCATTCCacgtcgccgtcgtcgccgccgccatcTTCTACATCTATCTCTCCACGGTGTTCGTCTTCATCGACCGCTGGTTCGGCCTCGGATCCTCTCCCGGCATGCTAAACGCTGCCGTTTTCACTTTCATTGCACTCGTGAGCATATCCAGCTACCGCCGCGCCATTTACACCGATCCGGGTCGGGTCCCGAGCTCATTTGTGCCCGATGTTGAGGACCCCGACAGCCCGATCCACGAAATCAAGCGCAAA GGTGGTGATTTGAGGTACTGCCAGAAGTGTTCGCACTATAAGCCTCCTCGGGCCCATCATTGCCGCATCTGTAATAGATGTGTTTTACGAATG GATCACCATTGTATTTGGATGAATAACTGTGTGGGGCATGGAAACTACAAGATCTTCTTTGTCTTTGTGTTTTATGCTGTTCTTGCTTGCATATACTCCCTG GTATTGCTTGTTGGAAGTGCGACAGTTGATTCTCATCAAGACGCTGAAGACTCTTCTAGAATAATACAT GTAATTTCAGGTTTACTGTTGGTGCCCTTGTGTTTGGCGCTAGGATTTTTCCTCGGGTGGCACTTCTATCTTATTTTCCAAAACAAGACTACAATCGAG TACTATGAAGGTGTAAGAGCGATGTGGCTTGCCGAGAAAGGAGGCCAGATCTATTCACATCCATATGATATTGGCACTTTTGAGAACTTAACAGCA ATTCTGGGTCCAAAAGTTCTGTGCTGGCTTTGCCCCAGTTCAGGACATATTGGGTCTGGCCTTCGTTTTAAAACTAAGTACGATGCCCTCATGGGATTATCAACTCCAGATTGA